The sequence GTCCGGCTGCTCGGCGCCGTCTCCGCGGCCCGGCTCGCCGAACTGGCCGCGGACCGCCGGTTCCTGCGCCGACTCGCCGTCGCCGCCGCCGACCTCGATGACTACGTGAACGGCGGGAGGTGGTACCAGAGCCAGGAGAAGGGCGCGGAACTACCCGCCGCCATCGCCTATTTCTCCCCCGAATTCGGCATCACCGCCGCCCTGCCGCAATACTCCGGCGGCCTCGGCATCCTCGCCGGGGACCACCTCAAGGCCGCCAGCGACCTCGGCGTCCCGCTCATCGGGGTGGGCCTGCTCTACCGCCACGGCTACTTCCGCCAGTCGCTCTCCCGCGACGGCTGGCAGCAGGAGCACTATCCCGTCCTCGACCCCAACGAACTCCCGCTCGGCCTGCTCCGCCAGGACGACGGCACCCCCGCCCGCGTCTCGCTGACCATGCCCGGCGGACGCACCCTGCACGCCCACATCTGGCAGGCCCGCGTCGGCCGGGTGCCGCTGCTGCTCCTGGACTCCGACGTCGAGGACAACGACGCCGCGGCCCGCGAGGTGACCGACCGGCTCTACGGCGGCGGCAGCGACCACCGGCTGCTCCAGGAGATGCTGCTCGGCATCGGCGGTGTGCGCGCGGTGCGCACGTACTGCCGGATCACCGGCCACCCCGACCCCGAGGTCTTTCACACCAACGAGGGACATGCCGGTTTCCTCGGGCTCGAACGCATAAGGGAACTGGAGCGGGAGCAGGGCCTCGGCTTCGACGCCGCCGTCGAGGCGGTGCGCGCCGGGACCGTGTTCACCACGCACACCCCCGTTCCGGCCGGGATCGACCGCTTCGAGAGGGCCCTGGTCGCCCGGCACTTCGGGGAGGGCGGGGAGCTGGCCGGCGTACCCGTCGAGCGGATCCTGGAACTGGGCGCGGAGACCTATCCCGGCGGCGACCCCGGCGTGTTCAACATGGCCGTGATGGGCCTGCGCCTCGCCCAGCGGGCCAACGGGGTGTCCACCCTGCACGGCGCGGTCAGCCGGGAGATGTTCGCCGGGCTGTGGCCCGGCTTCGACCCGGCCGACGTGCCCATCACCTCCGTGACCAACGGGGTGCACGCCCCCACCTGGGTCGCCCCCGAGGTGGTCCGGCTCGGCGCCCGCCAGATCGGCGCGGGCCGCACCGAGGACGCCCTGTCGGTCGGCGGCTCCCCGCGCTGGGACGCGGTCGCCGAGATCCCGGACCAGGACGTGTGGGACCTGCGGCGGGTGCTGCGCGAGCAGCTGGTGCAGGAGGTACGGGACCGGCTGCGGGCCTCGTGGCGCCAGCGCGGCGCCGCCGCGGCCGAGCTGGGCTGGGTGGACTCCGTACTCGACCCGGACGTGCTGACCATCGGCTTCGCCCGGCGCGTGCCCTCGTACAAGCGGCTGACGCTGATGCTGCGCGACCCGGAGCGGCTGCGCAGGCTGCTGCTGGACCCGGAGCGGCCGGTGCAGATCGTGGTCGCGGGCAAGGCGCATCCGGCCGACGACGGCGGGAAGCGGCTCGTGCAGGAACTGGTGCGCTTCGCGGACGACCCGCGGGTGCGCCACCGGATCGTCTTCCTGCCCGACTACGGCATGGCCATGGCGCAGAAGCTCTACCCGGGCTGCGACGTCTGGCTGAACAACCCGCTGCGACCCCTGGAGGCCTGCGGCACGAGCGGGATGAAGGCCGCGCTGAACGGCTGCCTCAACCTGTCCGTCCTCGACGGCTGGTGGGACGAGTGGTTCGAGCCGGACTTCGGCTGGGCCATCCCGACCGCCGACGGGCTCGGCGCGGACGAGGACCGGCGCGACCACCTGGAGGCCACCGCCCTCTACGAGCTGATCGAGAACCGGGTCGCGCCCCGCTTCTACGACCGGGTCGGACGCACCGGGCTCCCGGTGCGGTGGATCGAGATGGTCCGGCGCACGCTCGTCTCGCTGGGGCCGAAGGTGCTCGCCGGGCGCATGGTCCGGGAGTACGTCGAGCGGCTGTACACGCCGGCCGCGCTCGCCCACCGGGCCCTGGACGCCGCGGCGGCGCGCGACCTCGCCTGGTGGAAGGGGCGGGTCCGGGCGGCCTGGCCGCGGGTCTCGGTCGAACACGTGGAGACGCTGGCCGCGGCTCCGGTCAACGGCACCGCCGAACTGGGCGCCACCCTCACCCTGCGCGTGCAGGTGGCCCTGGACACCCTCACCCCCGAGGACGTGGAGGTGCAGGCCTTCGGCGGCCGGGTGGACCCGCAGGACGTGATCCGGGACGGGCGGAGCTTCCCGCTCAAGCCGGCCGCGGGGCCCGATCTGGAGGGCCGCTGGGTGTACGAGGGCCCGCTCGCCCTCGACCGTACGGGGCCCTTCGGCTACACGGTGCGCATCCTGCCCGCGCACCCGCTGCTGGCGACCCCGGCGGAACTGGGCCTGGTCGCGGCCCCGGTGGAGACGGACGCGGGCGGCGGGGTCCTGCTGCGGTAGGCACCGTGGCGGTACCGGTTCAGGGGGCGGGCGGCGGATCCACCAGCCGCTCGCCCTCCACGAGCATCCCGGCCCGCTTGACGCTGCGCAGGGCCGGGATGACCTCCACCTGCCCCACCCCGTCCACCGCGCCGATCCGCTCGGTCAGGTACGTGTAGAGCGCGTCGGTGTCCCGGCACACGACCACCGCCATCAGGGAGGCCGCCCCGGTCACGGCCGCCGCGAACGGCACCTCGCGGTGGCTCGCCAGCGCGGCCCCCACCTCCGCCAGCCGGGCCGGCGGGACGGTCAGCACCATCGTCGCCTCGGCCTCGTAGCCGAAGAGCGAGGGAACGAACTCCACGTCGAAGAAG comes from Streptomyces virginiae and encodes:
- the glgP gene encoding alpha-glucan family phosphorylase; amino-acid sequence: MKAIRRFTVRPVLPEPLLPLTDLARNLRWSWHSETRELFQSVDPEGWQAAGGDPVRLLGAVSAARLAELAADRRFLRRLAVAAADLDDYVNGGRWYQSQEKGAELPAAIAYFSPEFGITAALPQYSGGLGILAGDHLKAASDLGVPLIGVGLLYRHGYFRQSLSRDGWQQEHYPVLDPNELPLGLLRQDDGTPARVSLTMPGGRTLHAHIWQARVGRVPLLLLDSDVEDNDAAAREVTDRLYGGGSDHRLLQEMLLGIGGVRAVRTYCRITGHPDPEVFHTNEGHAGFLGLERIRELEREQGLGFDAAVEAVRAGTVFTTHTPVPAGIDRFERALVARHFGEGGELAGVPVERILELGAETYPGGDPGVFNMAVMGLRLAQRANGVSTLHGAVSREMFAGLWPGFDPADVPITSVTNGVHAPTWVAPEVVRLGARQIGAGRTEDALSVGGSPRWDAVAEIPDQDVWDLRRVLREQLVQEVRDRLRASWRQRGAAAAELGWVDSVLDPDVLTIGFARRVPSYKRLTLMLRDPERLRRLLLDPERPVQIVVAGKAHPADDGGKRLVQELVRFADDPRVRHRIVFLPDYGMAMAQKLYPGCDVWLNNPLRPLEACGTSGMKAALNGCLNLSVLDGWWDEWFEPDFGWAIPTADGLGADEDRRDHLEATALYELIENRVAPRFYDRVGRTGLPVRWIEMVRRTLVSLGPKVLAGRMVREYVERLYTPAALAHRALDAAAARDLAWWKGRVRAAWPRVSVEHVETLAAAPVNGTAELGATLTLRVQVALDTLTPEDVEVQAFGGRVDPQDVIRDGRSFPLKPAAGPDLEGRWVYEGPLALDRTGPFGYTVRILPAHPLLATPAELGLVAAPVETDAGGGVLLR